A stretch of Anaeromyxobacter dehalogenans 2CP-1 DNA encodes these proteins:
- a CDS encoding SIR2 family NAD-dependent protein deacylase, with product MATAGLEAKLERILAEVRGSGGKVVALTGAGISAESGIPTFRGAEGYWVVGSRNYMPQEMATREMFEAAPDEVWRWYLYRFGVCRDARPNPGHEALVRLEAALGERFTLVTQNIDGLHRRAGSRRVFCIHGDAAYVRCAAECGVGLLDLPAMAPRRKDDPFTERERSQLSCPACGGWLRPHVLWFDEYYDEANYRMDSAVRAAEAADLLLVVGTSGATNLPMQIGRIAFHRGAALVDVNPEENPFAELAARSERGFFARGSACARLPGIVAALGAG from the coding sequence ATGGCGACCGCGGGGCTCGAGGCGAAGCTGGAGCGCATCCTGGCCGAGGTGCGGGGGTCGGGCGGGAAGGTGGTGGCGCTCACCGGCGCCGGGATCTCGGCGGAGAGCGGCATCCCCACGTTCCGCGGCGCGGAGGGCTACTGGGTGGTCGGCTCCCGCAACTACATGCCGCAGGAGATGGCCACGCGGGAGATGTTCGAGGCCGCGCCGGACGAGGTGTGGCGCTGGTACCTGTACCGGTTCGGCGTGTGCCGCGACGCCCGGCCGAACCCGGGGCACGAGGCGCTGGTGCGGCTCGAGGCGGCGCTGGGCGAGCGGTTCACGCTCGTCACGCAGAACATCGACGGGCTGCACCGCCGGGCCGGCTCGCGCCGCGTGTTCTGCATCCACGGCGACGCCGCCTACGTCCGCTGCGCGGCGGAGTGCGGCGTCGGGCTGCTGGACCTGCCGGCGATGGCGCCGCGCCGCAAGGACGACCCGTTCACCGAGCGCGAGCGCTCCCAGCTCTCCTGCCCCGCCTGCGGCGGCTGGCTGCGCCCGCACGTGCTCTGGTTCGACGAGTATTACGACGAGGCGAACTACCGGATGGACAGCGCCGTCCGCGCTGCCGAGGCGGCCGACCTGCTCCTGGTGGTCGGCACGAGCGGCGCCACCAACCTGCCCATGCAGATCGGCCGCATCGCGTTCCACCGCGGCGCGGCGCTGGTGGACGTGAACCCCGAGGAGAACCCGTTCGCCGAGCTGGCCGCCCGGTCGGAGCGCGGCTTCTTCGCGCGCGGCAGCGCCTGCGCGCGCCTCCCCGGGATCGTGGCGGCGCTCGGCGCCGGGTAG
- a CDS encoding helical backbone metal receptor, translated as MDLAALLSQAPPHPRRVVCLTEETTETLYRIGAGDLVVGVSGFTVRPPEARRKPRVSAFLSADGDAIAALRPDLVVGFSDLQADVARDLVRRGIPVLVTNQRSVAEILQTLRLVTAAVGRAEAGEALAAELEAGLARVAESAAALPRRPRVFFEEWPDPLIAGIRWVSELLELAGADDVCAETRASHAARGRIVAAEEVARRAPDAVVASWCGKKARREVIRARPGWSEVPAVREDQLYEVRSAIILQPGPAALTDGVRALAGIVAAVARGERLPARREGELRGPPAG; from the coding sequence GTGGATCTCGCCGCGCTCCTCTCGCAGGCCCCGCCGCACCCCCGCCGCGTGGTGTGCCTCACCGAGGAGACCACCGAGACGCTCTACCGCATCGGCGCGGGCGACCTGGTGGTGGGCGTCTCCGGGTTCACCGTCCGTCCACCCGAGGCCCGCCGCAAGCCGCGGGTGAGCGCGTTCCTGTCCGCCGACGGGGACGCGATCGCGGCGCTCCGGCCGGACCTGGTGGTCGGCTTCTCCGACCTTCAGGCCGACGTCGCTCGCGACCTGGTGCGGCGCGGGATCCCGGTGCTGGTCACGAACCAGCGCTCGGTGGCGGAGATCCTCCAGACGCTCCGGCTGGTCACCGCCGCGGTGGGCCGCGCCGAGGCGGGGGAGGCGCTCGCGGCCGAGCTCGAGGCCGGCCTGGCGCGGGTGGCGGAGTCGGCGGCCGCGCTGCCCCGGCGCCCGCGCGTGTTCTTCGAGGAGTGGCCGGACCCGCTCATCGCCGGGATCCGCTGGGTCTCGGAGCTGCTGGAGCTGGCCGGCGCCGACGACGTGTGCGCGGAGACCCGCGCCTCGCACGCGGCCAGGGGCCGGATCGTCGCCGCGGAGGAGGTGGCGCGGCGCGCGCCGGACGCGGTGGTGGCGAGCTGGTGCGGGAAGAAGGCCCGCCGCGAGGTGATCCGGGCGCGGCCGGGGTGGTCGGAGGTCCCGGCGGTGCGGGAGGACCAGCTCTACGAGGTGCGGAGCGCGATCATCCTGCAGCCCGGCCCGGCCGCCCTCACCGACGGGGTGCGCGCGCTCGCCGGCATCGTGGCCGCGGTGGCGCGCGGCGAGCGGCTGCCGGCCCGCCGCGAGGGGGAGCTGCGGGGTCCGCCGGCGGGCTAA
- the apaG gene encoding Co2+/Mg2+ efflux protein ApaG: MSTAVTEGIEVTVRSTFRPERSEPGRFLFSYTVRIANQGEVPAQLVSRRWIILDASGEREEVVGDGVVGQQPHLEPGEHFEYTSFCVLKTPHGSMRGTYRMVRDDGQAFDATIAPFPLVVPGSLN; this comes from the coding sequence GTGTCCACCGCCGTCACCGAAGGCATCGAGGTCACCGTCCGCAGCACGTTCCGGCCCGAGCGCTCCGAGCCCGGGCGGTTCCTGTTCTCGTACACGGTGCGGATCGCGAACCAGGGCGAGGTCCCGGCGCAGCTCGTGTCGCGCCGCTGGATCATCCTCGACGCGAGCGGCGAGCGCGAGGAGGTGGTGGGCGACGGCGTGGTCGGCCAGCAGCCCCACCTCGAGCCCGGCGAGCACTTCGAGTACACCAGCTTCTGCGTGCTGAAGACGCCGCACGGCTCGATGCGCGGCACCTACCGGATGGTGCGCGACGACGGGCAGGCGTTCGACGCCACCATCGCGCCGTTCCCGCTGGTCGTGCCGGGCTCGCTGAACTGA
- a CDS encoding IS1182-like element ISAde2 family transposase: MSEHDAPRVVRPVRNQLSLQPTDLEALVPDEHPVRAIWTLVERLDLSAFYDEIASRGSNAGRPATDPAVLLALWLFANSEGVGSARLLERLCERDAPYRWICGGVPVNHHTLADFRVEHGKKLDRLMTQVLAALMKEGVVQLRRVAQDGMKVRASAGAASFRRRQSLERCRKEAEEQVRKLRREIESDPSASTKRVQAAKERAAQARLDAVEAALAEVEVVEKQRVERDEKKPSDARRRGEIRVSTTDAESRVMKMADGGFRPAYNVQFATDESGVIVGTDVTNNGTDQPHVVPMLDEIRRRTGETPREYLVDGGFVTLDNIEAIAERGATPYAPLPKPKSKAVDPHAPKRNDTPAIGAWRVRMGTEDAKRVYVQRGVLAERTNADLRVHRRLDRLNVRGLVKVKTIVLLAAISFNIMRLIASRLSA; this comes from the coding sequence GTGAGCGAACACGACGCGCCGCGGGTGGTGAGGCCGGTCCGAAATCAACTCTCGCTGCAGCCGACGGACCTCGAAGCGCTGGTCCCGGACGAGCACCCGGTTCGCGCCATCTGGACGTTGGTCGAGCGGCTGGACCTGTCGGCGTTCTACGACGAGATCGCGTCGCGCGGCAGCAATGCTGGGCGGCCAGCGACGGACCCGGCGGTGCTGCTCGCGCTGTGGCTGTTCGCCAACTCGGAGGGCGTGGGGAGCGCGCGGTTGCTCGAGCGGCTGTGCGAGCGGGACGCGCCCTACCGCTGGATCTGCGGCGGGGTGCCGGTGAACCACCATACGCTCGCCGACTTTCGCGTGGAGCACGGGAAGAAGCTCGACCGGCTCATGACGCAGGTGCTGGCCGCGCTCATGAAGGAAGGCGTGGTGCAGCTCCGGCGCGTGGCGCAGGACGGGATGAAGGTCCGGGCGAGCGCCGGCGCGGCGAGCTTCCGGCGTCGTCAGTCACTGGAGCGCTGCCGCAAAGAAGCCGAGGAACAGGTCCGAAAGCTCAGGCGCGAGATCGAGAGCGATCCGTCAGCTTCGACGAAGCGTGTGCAGGCTGCGAAGGAGCGGGCCGCGCAAGCTCGGCTCGATGCCGTCGAGGCCGCACTTGCGGAGGTCGAAGTCGTCGAGAAGCAGCGCGTCGAGCGAGACGAGAAGAAGCCCTCGGACGCGAGGCGTCGCGGCGAGATCCGCGTCAGCACCACGGACGCGGAGAGCCGCGTGATGAAGATGGCGGACGGTGGGTTCCGGCCCGCCTACAACGTGCAGTTCGCGACGGACGAGAGCGGTGTCATCGTGGGCACCGACGTCACGAACAACGGTACCGACCAGCCGCACGTCGTGCCGATGCTCGACGAGATCCGGCGCCGAACGGGCGAGACGCCACGCGAGTACCTGGTCGACGGTGGCTTCGTGACGCTCGACAACATCGAGGCCATCGCAGAGCGGGGCGCGACTCCGTATGCGCCGCTGCCGAAGCCGAAGAGCAAAGCCGTCGATCCGCACGCTCCGAAGCGCAACGACACACCTGCGATCGGGGCCTGGCGCGTGCGGATGGGGACAGAGGACGCCAAGCGCGTCTACGTGCAGCGCGGCGTCCTCGCCGAGAGGACGAACGCAGATCTCCGTGTGCACCGGCGACTCGACCGGCTGAACGTCCGAGGGCTGGTAAAGGTGAAGACGATCGTGCTGCTCGCCGCGATCAGCTTCAACATCATGCGTCTCATCGCGAGCAGACTCTCGGCCTAA
- a CDS encoding general secretion pathway protein GspE, producing the protein MDAIGKRRLGELLLEAGVIDATQLQSALGHQRQWGVRLGQALVDLKLAGEADIVQALSRKYGYEVAHLDALEPYALELALRLVPREFALRNNVFPLGADTGTLAVAMSDPTNLAVVDELRFRTGRKVKVCIGGDREIAAAVRDRYPHDHAIEAIALDLDADDPPGEAVLDPFGGGSKDALEAFFGSGAAAAAPRPAAPRAAPPPGAAPPTDAASAAAPRPAGAAVAAPPAPRPPGPAAAPAPGFGPAIPPQARPAPAPGSAQAIPPQARPAPAAPPRPGPPPGAAGRVPAGPTRPLPPPGALAPPGARPPGASAFRPPPPAPAGAVRPGHAPQPIPRPAGAPPAPPAARPAPAPAPAPAAPARAAPLPAAPSPSAPLPSAPLPSAPLPSAPSPAAPRALAAPLSPGLSLELEDHPGPEEVEAARAALLGAIPQEGLGTLTPVPMADPSPFTDGERAILSALERLAAGAPAEPEIVKPAQAMAALFRALLKRGLLTERDLLDELVRR; encoded by the coding sequence GGGCACCAGCGCCAGTGGGGCGTCCGGCTCGGCCAGGCGCTCGTGGACCTGAAGCTCGCGGGCGAGGCGGACATCGTCCAGGCGCTGTCGCGCAAGTACGGCTACGAGGTGGCGCACCTCGACGCGCTCGAGCCGTACGCGCTGGAGCTGGCGCTGCGCCTCGTGCCGCGCGAGTTCGCGCTGCGCAACAACGTCTTCCCGCTCGGCGCCGACACCGGCACGCTCGCGGTGGCGATGTCCGATCCCACCAACCTGGCGGTGGTGGACGAGCTGCGCTTCCGCACCGGGCGAAAGGTGAAGGTGTGCATCGGCGGCGATCGCGAGATCGCGGCCGCGGTGAGGGACCGGTACCCGCACGACCACGCCATCGAGGCGATCGCGCTCGACCTCGACGCCGACGACCCGCCCGGCGAGGCGGTGCTCGACCCGTTCGGCGGCGGCTCGAAGGACGCGCTGGAGGCGTTCTTCGGCAGCGGCGCCGCCGCAGCCGCCCCCCGCCCTGCCGCACCCCGGGCCGCGCCGCCGCCCGGCGCCGCGCCCCCCACCGACGCTGCGTCCGCCGCCGCGCCGCGCCCCGCCGGCGCCGCGGTGGCGGCGCCGCCCGCGCCGCGGCCGCCCGGCCCCGCCGCCGCGCCCGCCCCGGGGTTCGGCCCGGCGATCCCGCCGCAGGCGCGGCCCGCGCCCGCCCCGGGGTCGGCCCAGGCCATCCCGCCGCAGGCGCGACCCGCGCCCGCTGCCCCGCCGCGCCCCGGGCCGCCGCCCGGCGCCGCGGGTCGCGTCCCCGCCGGCCCCACCCGTCCGCTCCCGCCGCCCGGCGCGCTGGCGCCCCCGGGCGCCCGGCCTCCCGGCGCGTCCGCCTTCCGCCCCCCGCCGCCCGCGCCCGCCGGCGCCGTCCGCCCCGGCCACGCGCCGCAGCCGATCCCGCGCCCTGCCGGCGCGCCCCCGGCACCACCGGCGGCCCGTCCCGCCCCCGCGCCCGCCCCCGCCCCCGCCGCGCCGGCGCGCGCCGCCCCGCTGCCGGCCGCACCCTCGCCGTCCGCACCATTGCCGTCCGCACCGCTGCCGTCTGCACCGCTGCCGTCCGCACCATCGCCGGCCGCCCCGCGCGCGCTCGCCGCCCCCCTGTCACCCGGCCTCTCGCTCGAGCTCGAGGATCACCCGGGGCCCGAGGAGGTGGAGGCCGCGCGGGCGGCGCTGCTCGGCGCCATCCCGCAGGAGGGGCTGGGCACGCTCACGCCGGTGCCGATGGCCGACCCGTCGCCGTTCACCGACGGTGAGCGCGCCATCCTGTCGGCGCTGGAGCGCCTCGCCGCCGGCGCGCCCGCCGAGCCGGAGATCGTGAAGCCCGCGCAGGCGATGGCGGCGCTGTTCCGCGCGCTCCTGAAGCGCGGGCTGCTCACCGAGCGCGACCTGCTCGACGAGCTGGTCCGGCGCTGA